The Corynebacterium marinum DSM 44953 genome contains the following window.
CTGCCGGGGTGACGCCGTGGGCGGCGGTGACCGCGGCGCGGATCGCCTCGGCGGCGGCGGCGTCTCCGGCGGGATCTGCCTTCTCATCCCGCTCGATCACCAGGACGAGCTGCTCGGTGGACTCGGCGGAGTCCTCGCTCGTCACCGAGAACGCCGCCAGGGAGTCCGGGCGGACGTGGTCGGAGGCGTTCATCACGGTGAACTCGATGTCCTGCGGGTAATGGTTACGGCCGGCGATCACGATGAGGTCCTTGAGACGGCCGGTGATGTAGATTTCGCCGTCGACGATGGCCCCCAGGTCACCGGTGGCCAGCCAGCCGTCGTCGGAGACACCTTCCACGCGGGACTCCGGCAGGCGCTCGCCGAGGGTGTTCCGGAAGGTTTCCGCGGTCTCGGCCTCGCGGCCCAGGTAGCCTGCGGCGAGGTTATCGCCCTTGACCCAGAGCTCGCCGACCTGCCCGTCGGGCAGCTCGGCCTTCGTCTCCGGGTCGACGATGGTCAGGGCCTGCGGGCGGACGACCTGGCCGTTGGAGGCGAACGCCACGGCCAGCTCCGAGCCCTTCTCCACGAACTCCACGACGCCCTCCGCGAGCTTCTCGCGGTTGAAGTGGGAGATCAGCGGGCGCTCGGCGGTCTGCGGGGTGGTCACCAGCAGGGACGCCTCAGCCAGGCCGTAGGACGGGCGCAGGACGTTGGTGGCCAGTCCGTGCTGGCCGAAGGCCTCGGTGAAGGAGTTGAGGGCCTTCTCGGTGACCGGCTCGGAACCGATGATGATCCCGTCGATGGCGGAGAGGTCCAGGGTCTCCCCATCCTTGGGCTTGCCGTAACGGGCAGCGAGCTCGAGGGCGAAGTTCGGGATGACGGTGTAGATGGACACACCGTCATCGGAGTCGCGGCGGTTGAGCTGGTCGATCCAGCGCTTGGGCTGCTGGATGAAGTCCCGCGGGGCCATGATCTCGTTCGGCAGGCCCAGGATGGTGACGAACACCGCCAGGATGATGCCCATGTCATGGTGCAGCGGCAGCCAGGCCACCAGCCGCAGCGGCATCCGCAGGCGCGCGGCGGTGAAGATCTGCAGCACGTTGGTGAGGATGGAGCGGTTGGTCAGCTGCACGCCCGCCGGGGTCCGGGTGGAACCGGAGGTGTACTGCAGGAAAGCGGGCTGGTCGACCGGCATGGTGCTCGCCGAGGCCATGAGCTGCTGACCCTGCAGCGTCATCATCGGGTTCATGTAGGACGACGCGAGGGTGTCCGGCAGGGAATCGACCGAGAGGATGCGGGGGCGCTCACGCGACGGAAGGTCCGCGAAATGCTCGCGCACCGCCGCCGCCGAGGCCGTGTTGGTGAGCACGAAGGTCGGCTCACAGTCGGCGAAGACGGCCTTGAGGTGGTCGGCGTGGCCGGGCTCGGAGGGGTCGTAGAGCGGGACGGGGGTCATGCCCGCGTACAGCGCGCCGATGAATCCGAAGAGGTATTCCGGCGAGTTGTTCGCCAGGATGGCCACGCGGTCGCCGATCTTGCCCACCTGCTGCAGACGCGCCGCGACAGCCTTGATGCGGGTGTTGATCTCGGTGCGGGTGAAATCGACCGGGACACCTTCGCGGGATTCGGAGAAGTCCCAGAACCGCAGGCAGTGGCGCTCGCCCCCGCCGAGCTGCAGATCACCCTGGTACATCAGTTCGGCCAGGCCCGCCAGGGTCAGCTGCGGCGCAAGGACGATCTCGCCCTTGTCGTTGAAGAACTGGCTCATCGCCGCTTGAAGGTCCATGCTTCTCCTTGTCGAATTCCCGCTGGCGGGACGATACGTGTGTTTATTGTGCCAACCTAACAGAGCAGACACCCGTCCTGTTAGTCCCCGGCCGAGATCCATTCGTTACAAAACGGAGCGTAGCCGCCGTTACCCCCGTCACTGGTTGATGAGGCCGCTGGCCCACTCCACCACCCACGCGTTCGCGGTGGTGCCGGGGATGACCTCGGGGTTGCTGGCGTAGAGCGCGTGCACTCCGTTGGCGGAGGCGAGCTCCAGCGCCCGGTCCAGGGCGTTGCCTACGTCCCGGGGTGCGTCGCAGATACTGTCGTTGGGTGCGCAGATGTCGAAGGTGCGGTCCTGGAGTTCCCCGAAGCCGCCCACGCGGCCTCCGCGCATGGTGGCGCCGGGGACAACCGGCTGGACGAGCAGGTTGAGCGGCTGAAGGGCAACCTCCGCGCCGACTCCGTCGACGTACGTGCCGGGGTTCTGGCCCACACCAGGTTCCCGGCGGCCGTCCGCGATCAGGGCGACACCCCTGATGCGGTCGGCCGGGATGACACCGGCGCCCTGCCCGATCTGGCTGGCCACGTCGCCGAGGATGACGGCGCCCTGCGAGAAACCGGCGAGAACATACTCCGTGCGGGGGCACTGCTCGTGCATGGTGACCAGTTCGGTCTCCAGGACGGCCTGCCCCTCCTGCCGGGATTCGTCGTAGGTCATCTCCTGCTGCGAGTTGATGGAGCGGAACTGCGCGGTGTACGGCAGCGTCCATACTTTAACGTCGTCGGGGTTGAAACGCTCCTGCAGCGGCCGGGTGATCGACAACATGAAGCTGTATTCGTTGGCCGTCGGGTTGAAGGGGTCGTCTCCGGGGGCAGATTCCCAGGTGCCCGGAGCGGCGATGATCTCGACATCCGGGCACCATTCGGGCTGGAGCAGTTCCGTCGGCTCCGGCAGCCCGGGCGGCAGGGGGATATCCCCGCTGTCCCCCGAGCGCAGGAAGCGGAACGTGCCGACGCCGATGAGGAGCACCAGGATCAACACCGACAGAATGGTCAACAGCTTACGCATGTGTCAGGTCTCAGTTTCCGCTAGCAGTAGGTGTTCTTCGCGGCGGATTCGATGAGCGCCGCCACCTCGTCGACGGTCTTGTCCGTCCGGCCCTGTTCCACGAGCTGGCCGGCCACGGCCGGCAGGGTCGCCGCGGTGAGGGCGTTGCCGCCGTCACCACACACGGTCGCGGCAGTGCCGATGAGCTGATCCTCGACCCCGTCGATGTCGATGCCCTCGTCCGAGAGGTCACCGAGGAAGGCGACATCCTCCGGTGAACGCGGAACCTCCTGCGGGGGGATCTCGTCGACTTCACGGGCGCCCTGATCCTGCGGCTGCGGGTCGGCGGGCCGTACGGGGGTGCGCTGCGTCGTCGTTGTTTCTTCGCTTTCCGACGCGGCCGCGGATGTCGTCTTCGGGGCACGTTCGAGCGGAGCCACCGAGGTGGCCGTGGCGGGCTCATCCTCGACCGTGGCGCCGCCGCAGGCGGTGAGGGTGAGTACGCCCGCCAACGCGGCGGCGAGCAACCCGGTCTTCGCCGGAATTCGCATGATTAGTTCCGCTCCTCCTGGATTCGGCCGTTGACTTCGCTGATGGCGCCGTTCTCGAAGCGGACGGTTTCGCCGCCGGCCGGGATGGTGGTCTGGTCGGCGGTGGGCCAGCCGAACTCGCCCTGCTCCCAGCCCTTGGTGCCCCAGTGGTCGAAGATGGCGCCGTCCTTGATCATGCGGGCACCCGTGACCGGGGACCAGTAGATGTTGCCGTTCTCGAACTCCTGGTAGGCGCCGCCGCGGATGAGCCGCTCGTCGGAGGTGGGCAGGCCCAGCGCGGAGTTCGCGGTGTCGAGCGCGCCGTACTTCTTGGCGATCTCGCCCTTGACCCAGTGAGTCTGTCCGTCGGCGTCCACCGTGATGAAGCCGTTCTGGAACTGCTGGATCTGGCCGCCGGCGGCGTCGATCGGCGCGGCGACCGGGTAGCCCAGCTCGCTGCGCTCCCAGCCGAGGGAACCCCACTTCTCGAAGATCGGGGCCGGAATCTCGTAGGCGCGGGTGGCCGGGGTCCAGTAGATGGAGCCGTTCTCGAAGTGGACGTAGCGGCCGACGCCGTCCGGGGTGACCTGCTCGCTGGTTTTCGGGAAGCCGAGCCAGCCGGAAGGGCCGCCGATGTGGTGGTAGCGGGCGTTGATCGCGCCGACGAGGGCATGGGCGCCGGTGTCCGGGGACCAGTAGGCGACGCCGCTGCGGAAGTCCTGGCGAACGCCGTCCTCGACGGCGTACTCGTCGTTCACACAGGAGCCGATGACGCCGGACTTCGTGGCCTCGGCGATCGCCCCGATGGCGATGCAGTCGGCGCCGCGGTCGGTCTCGGACAGGCCCAGGGCATTGGCGATCTCCGTCCACGACTGGGCCATCTCGAACTGCCAGTAGGGCCAGGCGTGGACGCCGGACGGGCGGAAGTGGACGGTCGGCTCGATCCCCGCGGCGCGGGCGCGGTCGACGAAGGTCTGGGAGGTCATGCGGGAGAGGATCTCCAGGCTGATGCCGGCGGCGTTGGCGGGGCCGGTGGCCACGGAGTTGGCTTCGCCGAAGTCATCGCGGCCGGAACCGGCGGAGACGTAGACCTTCATGTCCTTGAGCGCCTCGATGCCCAGCTTCGGGTCGTGGTCGACCCAGCCCTGGCTGCCTGGCGCACCCCACATGGCACGGCCGTCGTATCCGCCGGCGTCGGTCTGCGCGGCGAGGATCGCCTCCGGCATGCCCGGCGAGGTGGTGTCCAGGTAGCCGGAGAAGGAGCCGACGAACTCGAACATGTGCGGGTGGCGCTGCGCGAGGTTCATCGCGGCGGTGCCGCCCATGGACAGGCCGAAGATGGCGCGTTTCTTGCTGGAGCGGAAACCGTTGTCGAGGACGGGGACCAGCTCCTTCATGAGGAACGACTCCCACTTGTAGTGCTTGCCGTTGTTCGGCTCCTGCCAGTCCGCGTAGAAGGAGGACTCGCCGCCGACGGGGAGGATCACGTTGACGTTCTTGTCGGCGTAGAACTGCTCGATGTTGGTCTCGATAGTCCAGCCGCTGTCGTCCTCACGGGCGCGGAGGCCGTCCATGGCCCACACCTCCGGGAAGGTGCGGTCCTTGTCCAGGTGCCAGTCGCGGGCGAGCAGCATCTGCACCTGGATCAGCTCGTCCGGCATTGCCGCGGACTGGATGAACAGGGCGATGCGGCGGTTGGTGATCCACTCGATGCGCTGGACATCGACGCCCTCCGGCAGCCCCTGGACATCCGGGTACTCCGTGGAGACGGGGGTGCGCTGCGGCGGGTCGGAGGGGCGGATCGAATCGGAGAGGCTGCTGCCGGAGGAGATCTGGGCGGGGGCCGCCGGCGCCATGGAGATGCCGAGGGCCACGGTCGTCGGGAGGACGGCGGCGGCGAGCCAGGTTCGGCGGCGCTGCGGGGAACGGGATGCGGTGTCGCGCATGGGATCTGTCCTTGTTTGCTGCTCGAGGATGTGGGTGCAGGCGGGGACGGGGGCCGGAAGGGGCCGCCACCGTCCGGGGGTTCCCCTCCCCCGGACAATGCGCGTATCGACGCCCGCTTCCGTCCCGACGTCTCCCGTCGGCGGAATGTCTGTTGAGTTGTCTCACCGGAGGCGAAGGATGTGGGTCCCAGCCGTGGTCGAAGACAAGTTTAAGTTGTACTTGAGAGTTTAGGGTAGGCCACGCCGATAGGGGGCGGAAGAAAAATGACCCCCGGAAGGCGGTGTGCCGCCCTCCGGAGGTGCCCGTCCCACAGGACTGCGGCTACCAGGCGTTCATGACGTCCAGGACGCGGCCCTTGGTCTTGTACAGCTGGCTGCCGAACTGGTTCCAGTTGTGGATGCCCGTCAGCGGGTAGTCGGTGGTGACGTTGACGCCGGTGGCCAGGGCCTTGCCCTCGAACAGGCGGGTGGACACGCGCGCCAGCATCTCGAGCGGGGTGGCGGAGAGCTTGAGGTTCACCGGGTAGTTGGCGTCCTCCGGGCCCCACAGGCCGGTGGCCGCGGAGATGTAGACGTCCTTGCCGCGCAGGCCGTCCATGTTGAGGAAGGGATCGTTCTCGAAACGGCGCGGGCTGACCATCGAGCCGTACATGGCGTTGATGTTGAAGCCGCCGGCGTCGAGGAGCGCGACGCGCATCATCGTCTGCATGCCCGGCATCGTGGTGGACAGGTACCCGGACCAGGACAGCGCCTGTCGGAACTGGCCGGGATGCTTGGCGGCGAGGTTGAGCGCGGCGGTGCCGCCCATCGACAGCCCCGCGATGGAGTTGTTGTCCGGCGCCACGCCGAAGTTCTGCGCCAGGTAGGCCGGCAGTTCAGAGGTGAGGAAGGTCTCCCACTGGTAGGTGACCGGGTTGTTGAGGTCGTAGGTGGCCGGCTGCTCCCAGTCCGCGTAGAAGGAGCCCGCGCCGCCGATCGGCATCACGAGGGTGATGTTGGAGTCGTTGTACACCGCCGGGGCGTTGACGTCCACGGTCCAGGCGTTCGCGTTGTTGGTGGCGCGGAGGCCGTCGAGCAGGTAGAAACCCGCGTTGCCGCCGCGGGCGGCGGGCTGGATCTGGACGCCGATGTTGGCCCCGGTCGACGGGGACCAGACGTCGCAGCGCTGGACCCAGTGCGCGACCGGGTCCCAGTCGCAGGATCCGGTCGAGTCCGGTCGCAGCCAGCCGCGGTTGTCGGCGTTCGCGACGCCGGCACCGACGGACACCATGAGGGCGAGTGCGGTGGCGAAGGCGGTGAGCGCCGCGAGGGCTGTTCGGCTCACGCGACGGGCTCCGGTTAGATGGGACATGATTCTCCTCGGCTGGGCGTTGTGCAGTTGTGGCGCTGTGGGGTTCATCGACGATGCCTGCCAGTTCGTTACCGAGCGGGTAGCGCTCATCTGTCTGCCCCTACTGCGTGTAACTCTAGAGCAATACGTAACGAAAAGCTCATTTGTTCGTTACTGAACCGTGACTTTCCGGCGCCTCACCTGGGCTTTTCAGGTGAAATTTCCCCCCGGCCACGCGACCCTGACACCGGTTTGGACGGGACCGTGCTCCTCAATGACCTCCGCCGGATCGAGGCTGAATTCCAGCGTACGACCTTCTGTGAGCGAGAAGCGGAGGTTCGCCAGGAAACGGTCCACGCTCATCGGCTCGCGGTAGGTGGCCAGAAGTTCCGCCACGGCCGGGGTCTGCAGGGCCTGGCGCGCCAGCCCCGTAGCCTCCCGGTCGTACCAGCCGTGCAGGCCGTCCAGGGGAACCGCCGTGTCGGCGGCCTGCCACTCATGCGGCAACCACTTGTCGTGGCCCACGCGGGCGTCCGGATCCCGGGGCTGACGGGCGGCGAGCGGGGTGGTCAGGCCGACGGTGTCGAGCACGCGCATCTCGAGCGGTGCATTCATACTGGTCATGCCCAGATTGACGTGGTAAACGGTCGGCTGCAGAGACGCCAGCCCGGACGTGTCCTCGGCCGCCGCTGCGCGGGGGACGCGGGGGGTGGTGGTCCAGGAGAACGGCGCCGACTCCGAACCGGTGAGGATCTGGGACATCAGTCCGGCGTCCTCCGCCAGAGTCCGCTGCGCCACGTCGACATAGTCGTTCATGGCCCGCGCCGTCAGGAAATCCTCCGAGACGAGAGGCGGGTTCCCCTTCTCGCGGTACGTGGCAAAGGTCCAGAAGTCCCGCTCGTCGACGATACCCAGCTCCTCGTAGTCGGTCTCCCAGTCGATGGGGTGCCCGGTGATGACGGTGCTCACCGCCCACGCGGAGAGCACCGAGAACCCGGCGGCGGCCAGCAGGTCGAAACGCGGCAGGGAACGGCGCAGGTCGGACAACGGCACGACGGCCACCGGCAGCAGCAGCGCGAACAGCGGCAGCAGCAGCATGCGCCCGTGCATGAAATCTCCGCCGACCCGCAGCACGTAGAGCAGGTGGATGGTGCCGGCGAGGAGGATGAGGCCGATCGCGGCGGCGGGGGTGCGCAGTCGAGCGCGGCCGGTGACCGGCGCGGCGGGGGTGCCGGAGGCGGGCGTGGAGAAGCGCCACAGGGTCACCGCCCCCAGCATGAGGACGACGACCAGCGCCAGCCACAGCCAGTAGGGGTCGACGAAGTCCCGGGCGTAGGCCCAGCCGTCGGCCCACTCGGCGTCCCCGGCGGACTTGGCCACAGCCGTATGCGGGGTGATCAGGCCGTAATAACCCATGCGGAAGATCTGGTAACCGGCGGGCACAGGCAGGGCGGCCGCGAGGATCAGCCCCCGTTGCCGCCAACCGGCGGCGGAGAACAGGATGAGGAGCCCGGTGAGGCCGCCGTAGAGCGCGAGCTCGGGACGCACCAGCCAGGACAGTCCCGCCCAGAAAGCCAGCCAGTAGGTGACGGTCTCCGGCCACGGCCCGGAGTGGTGCCGGCCCGTGGGCTCCTTCCGGGTCGCCCAGCTGACCAGCAGCCACCACAGGCCGGCGATCCACAGCAGGCTCAGCCCCCACTCCAGGCCGGAGGTGGCGAAATCTCTCGCCGGAGGCAGCGCCAGGTAGACCAGCCCGCCGGCCGGCAGGAGCAGCAGGGAGACCCGGTGCCGGTAGAGGCGGGTGGTCCCCCACGCCGCCAGCCCCAGGGCCGCGGTGGTGAACAGCAGAGCCAGCCACAGGGCGATGATCTCCAGGCGGGCGTCCGTGACCAGGGCCACCAGGTAGATGAGGTACTGCCACAGCGTGGAGGTGTTGGCCTCGACGCGCTCCCCCGCGTTGAACACCGGGCCGTTGCCGGCCAGCAGGTTGCGCACGGTGCGCAGGACGATGAGCCCGTCATCGCTCATCCAGCGGCGCTGCCAGCCCCCGGCAAAGGCGAGGACGGCGACGAGGACCGCGCTGGCCACCCCGGTCCACAAGGTCAGGGATGCCCGGGCGGTCCGGTTCTGGCGCGTCGTGCTGGGAGAGTGACCGGACAACCCGGCAGCCGTGGTCATGCGGCAGATGTTAGCAGGGGGACGGGTGCGGTCCGGGAACCACCGGGGACCGTCCCGCGCCTACAGCGCCGGCACGAGGTAGACGGCCATCACGATGCACACGATCCACAACAGGGCGAGCGCCTGGAGGACCCGGTCGGACAGCGCCATCTCGTCCGGCGCACCGCCGTCGCCGCGGTCGACGTCCGCGGCGTAGCGCAGGATAGCGATGGTGAACGGCACCATGGAGACCTGGTACCAGATGCTCGCCATGCCCTCGACAGCGTTGGAGAGCTGGAAGCCCCACAGGGCGTAGCTCATGACCACGGCCGTCGCCGCCAGCGTCCATACGAAACGAAGGTAGGTCGGGGTGTAACCCTGGAGGGAACGGCGGATCTTCTTGCCGGTGCGTTCGGCGAGCAGCAGCTCGGAGTAGCGCTTGCCGGAGGCCATGAACAGTGAACCAAAGGCCGCGACCAGCAGGAACCACTGCGAGAGCTCGATGCCTGCGGCGACGCCGCCGGCCATGGCGCGCAGCATGAAACCGGACGAGACCAGCGCGATGTCGATGACCGGCAGGTGCTTCCAGCCGAAGCAGTAGCCGAGCTGCAGCGCAATGTACACGCTGACCACAGCAGCCAGCCCCCAGCCGGAGGAGGCCAGGAAGGACAGGCCCACGGCGGCGACGATGAGGATGACCGCCATCGCATACGCCAGGTTGATGGGCAGCATGCCCGAAGCGATCGGGCGATAGCGCTTCGTCGGGTGCTCGCGGTCGGCGTCGACGTCGCGGGCGTCGTTGACCAGGTAGATCGATGAGGCGGCCAGACAGAAGACGACGAAGGCCAGGAGGACGTCGAGAAGCGTGCGCCCGTCGGTGAGGGCCTCCGCGCCGGCCGCGGCGGGGGCCGCGACGACGAGGACGTTCTTCACCCACTGCTTGGGGCGCAACGCCTTGAGCATGGCGTCCGGGAGGTTCTTCGGCGGACGCCGCTTGCGGGTGTTGTCGATGCCCTCGGTGTGCGGTTCCGGGTAGAAGATCCCCGTTCTTTCCTCCGCCAGGTGTTCCTCGCTCACGCGGTTTTCCTCTCGATTGTGGAGACGACCCTGGCAGTCGCGGCACCCAGCACCGCCCCTGCCAGTGTGTCGGTCGGGTAGTGCACTCCCAGCACCATACGGGACACCATCATCACCGGAATGCCCAGAAGCGGCAAGCGGGAACCGGTGAGATCCGCCAGCGACGTCAGCGCCGCGGCGGTGGAGGTGGCGTGGGAGGAGGGGAAGGACATCCGCGAGGGCGTGCCGACGCCCACCCGGATGCGGGGGTCGTGGGGACGCGTGCGGCGCACGATGCGCTTGATCACCACGGAAGCCGCGTGGGAGGTGAACGCAGAGGCGCCCAACGCCAGCCACTGGCGGCGGCGGCGCCCGTCGACGGCCGCCCCCGTCCCCGACAAAGCGAACCAGCCGAGGGAATGCTCCCCGAAATGGGACAGCGCCGTGGCGGTGCGCACCACGCCCGGCCGCTCGAAGAGTTCATCCTGGAGCCGGACCAGGAGATCCACTTCCCGGCTCATCCGAAGATCCTCCGCCAGGACTCCCGGCTGACCAGCTCCGGCTGGGCGGCGCGGTAGGTGCCGCGCAGCTCGTCGAACCGCCCGGTGATCTCCTTCTGGAGCGCCCGGCTCTCCTTGAGCAGCTTCTCCGCCAGCTCGCGGTCGCGCCGCCGGTAGGCGACGCCGTTGTTGCCGGCGGTGGTGACGGTCGCGCCGTCGAGACGAGAGAGGGAGAACCAGCGGGCCTCGATGGGCGAGAGGTTGGCCTGCGGCGTCTCGTGGTGCCGCGGGTCCTCCTTGCCCAGGGAGTGCTTCAGCCCCTTGAGCAACCAGGCCGCCTTCTTCACCTTGGCCAGGCGTCCGCCGATGTCCCTGGTCGGGACGCCCGGCGCCCCGGAGGGGGCGGGAAGGTCGGTGGCGGACGGGAGGACCACCGCGTCGGAGTAGTTCTTCCGGATCGCGGCGATGCGCGGCAGGGAGGTCTCCAGGATGTCGAAGAGCTGGCCGGGGCCGGCGAGGAAATCCTTCATGGCCTCGTTCTGGATGGCCACGGTGGAATACTCCAGGCACAGCAGATGCTTGATGGTGGCCTTCTGCATGGAACGGATGATGCCGTCGACGGAGCCGTCGTGGTAGAGAGCGGCCACGATGAGGCGGTTGCGCAGGTGGAAGTATGCCTGCCAGTCGATGGCGTCGTCCTTGTCCGACCAGGCCATGTGCCAGATGGCGATGCCCGGCCAGGTCGCGGTCGGGAATCCGTGGACCCCGGCGCGCAGGCCGTACTCGGCGTCGTCCCACTTGATGAACAGCGGCAGCGGCTGGCCGATCTTCTCGGCGACCACCCGCGGGATCATGCACATCCACCAGCCGTTGTAGTCCACGTCGATGCGGCGGTGCAGGTCGCGGGAGTTCGGGGCGTCCGGGTCGTCGCCGTAGGCGCCGCGGTCGGACAGCGGGTGCCGGGAGAAGTCGTGGTCGTAGTGGACGTGCGGCGCGGAGGTCCACATGAAGTCGCGGCGTCCGACCACTTCGCCCATCGAGTGCAGGTGGCTGCGCTCCTGGAGGTTGAGCATCTGCCCGCCGACGAGCATCGGCGACTTGGCGTAACGGGCGACCTGCAGGGCACGCAGGACAGAGTCCGGTTCGATGGCGATGTCGTCGTCCATGTAGAGGATGTACGGGGACTGCGCAGCGCCGGCCGGGCCGTCGCCGAGAGCCTCGTACATGATGCGGGAGTAACCGCCGGAGCCGCCGAGGTTGCCCTGGCGGAACTCGTGGAAACGGTCCCCGAAGTGGGCGACCGCCTCGTCGTAACCGGGTTCGTCGGCAGGGTGCCGGTTCCCCTGGTCCGGCATGACGACCGCGTCGATGGCGGCGTCGACGAGCGGATCCTCGCCGAGTGCCCGCAGGGCTGCGACGGCATCGTGGGGGCGGTTGAACGTGGGGATGCCCACGGTGGCGCGCTTCTCGAAGGGTCCGACCTCCGTGCCGTCCGGCATGATCTGCGGACCCGGCGCGCGGTCGGCGAACCAGCCCGCCTCGGTGATGGTGGCGTCCGTTTCGGCGGTGACGTCGAACCACACCCAACCGCCGTCCTCGAAGTGGGACAGCGGAATGGTGAATTCCGCCACATCGTCAGTAATCAGGTTCCCGGCGACCGCCACGCGGGCCCCGTCGATCTTGGAGCGGTACACCTCAATGCTGGCGGTGCCGGCCACATTCATGCGCAGGAGCACATGCTCCAGCTGCGAC
Protein-coding sequences here:
- a CDS encoding FadD32-like long-chain-fatty-acid--AMP ligase, whose translation is MDLQAAMSQFFNDKGEIVLAPQLTLAGLAELMYQGDLQLGGGERHCLRFWDFSESREGVPVDFTRTEINTRIKAVAARLQQVGKIGDRVAILANNSPEYLFGFIGALYAGMTPVPLYDPSEPGHADHLKAVFADCEPTFVLTNTASAAAVREHFADLPSRERPRILSVDSLPDTLASSYMNPMMTLQGQQLMASASTMPVDQPAFLQYTSGSTRTPAGVQLTNRSILTNVLQIFTAARLRMPLRLVAWLPLHHDMGIILAVFVTILGLPNEIMAPRDFIQQPKRWIDQLNRRDSDDGVSIYTVIPNFALELAARYGKPKDGETLDLSAIDGIIIGSEPVTEKALNSFTEAFGQHGLATNVLRPSYGLAEASLLVTTPQTAERPLISHFNREKLAEGVVEFVEKGSELAVAFASNGQVVRPQALTIVDPETKAELPDGQVGELWVKGDNLAAGYLGREAETAETFRNTLGERLPESRVEGVSDDGWLATGDLGAIVDGEIYITGRLKDLIVIAGRNHYPQDIEFTVMNASDHVRPDSLAAFSVTSEDSAESTEQLVLVIERDEKADPAGDAAAAEAIRAAVTAAHGVTPADIRFVGPNEIQRSSAGKIARRVIQKAYLSEA
- a CDS encoding cutinase family protein, which produces MRKLLTILSVLILVLLIGVGTFRFLRSGDSGDIPLPPGLPEPTELLQPEWCPDVEIIAAPGTWESAPGDDPFNPTANEYSFMLSITRPLQERFNPDDVKVWTLPYTAQFRSINSQQEMTYDESRQEGQAVLETELVTMHEQCPRTEYVLAGFSQGAVILGDVASQIGQGAGVIPADRIRGVALIADGRREPGVGQNPGTYVDGVGAEVALQPLNLLVQPVVPGATMRGGRVGGFGELQDRTFDICAPNDSICDAPRDVGNALDRALELASANGVHALYASNPEVIPGTTANAWVVEWASGLINQ
- a CDS encoding DUF732 domain-containing protein yields the protein MRIPAKTGLLAAALAGVLTLTACGGATVEDEPATATSVAPLERAPKTTSAAASESEETTTTQRTPVRPADPQPQDQGAREVDEIPPQEVPRSPEDVAFLGDLSDEGIDIDGVEDQLIGTAATVCGDGGNALTAATLPAVAGQLVEQGRTDKTVDEVAALIESAAKNTYC
- a CDS encoding alpha/beta hydrolase-fold protein, encoding MRDTASRSPQRRRTWLAAAVLPTTVALGISMAPAAPAQISSGSSLSDSIRPSDPPQRTPVSTEYPDVQGLPEGVDVQRIEWITNRRIALFIQSAAMPDELIQVQMLLARDWHLDKDRTFPEVWAMDGLRAREDDSGWTIETNIEQFYADKNVNVILPVGGESSFYADWQEPNNGKHYKWESFLMKELVPVLDNGFRSSKKRAIFGLSMGGTAAMNLAQRHPHMFEFVGSFSGYLDTTSPGMPEAILAAQTDAGGYDGRAMWGAPGSQGWVDHDPKLGIEALKDMKVYVSAGSGRDDFGEANSVATGPANAAGISLEILSRMTSQTFVDRARAAGIEPTVHFRPSGVHAWPYWQFEMAQSWTEIANALGLSETDRGADCIAIGAIAEATKSGVIGSCVNDEYAVEDGVRQDFRSGVAYWSPDTGAHALVGAINARYHHIGGPSGWLGFPKTSEQVTPDGVGRYVHFENGSIYWTPATRAYEIPAPIFEKWGSLGWERSELGYPVAAPIDAAGGQIQQFQNGFITVDADGQTHWVKGEIAKKYGALDTANSALGLPTSDERLIRGGAYQEFENGNIYWSPVTGARMIKDGAIFDHWGTKGWEQGEFGWPTADQTTIPAGGETVRFENGAISEVNGRIQEERN
- a CDS encoding alpha/beta hydrolase, with amino-acid sequence MSHLTGARRVSRTALAALTAFATALALMVSVGAGVANADNRGWLRPDSTGSCDWDPVAHWVQRCDVWSPSTGANIGVQIQPAARGGNAGFYLLDGLRATNNANAWTVDVNAPAVYNDSNITLVMPIGGAGSFYADWEQPATYDLNNPVTYQWETFLTSELPAYLAQNFGVAPDNNSIAGLSMGGTAALNLAAKHPGQFRQALSWSGYLSTTMPGMQTMMRVALLDAGGFNINAMYGSMVSPRRFENDPFLNMDGLRGKDVYISAATGLWGPEDANYPVNLKLSATPLEMLARVSTRLFEGKALATGVNVTTDYPLTGIHNWNQFGSQLYKTKGRVLDVMNAW
- the zomB gene encoding flagellar motor control protein ZomB, with translation MTTAAGLSGHSPSTTRQNRTARASLTLWTGVASAVLVAVLAFAGGWQRRWMSDDGLIVLRTVRNLLAGNGPVFNAGERVEANTSTLWQYLIYLVALVTDARLEIIALWLALLFTTAALGLAAWGTTRLYRHRVSLLLLPAGGLVYLALPPARDFATSGLEWGLSLLWIAGLWWLLVSWATRKEPTGRHHSGPWPETVTYWLAFWAGLSWLVRPELALYGGLTGLLILFSAAGWRQRGLILAAALPVPAGYQIFRMGYYGLITPHTAVAKSAGDAEWADGWAYARDFVDPYWLWLALVVVLMLGAVTLWRFSTPASGTPAAPVTGRARLRTPAAAIGLILLAGTIHLLYVLRVGGDFMHGRMLLLPLFALLLPVAVVPLSDLRRSLPRFDLLAAAGFSVLSAWAVSTVITGHPIDWETDYEELGIVDERDFWTFATYREKGNPPLVSEDFLTARAMNDYVDVAQRTLAEDAGLMSQILTGSESAPFSWTTTPRVPRAAAAEDTSGLASLQPTVYHVNLGMTSMNAPLEMRVLDTVGLTTPLAARQPRDPDARVGHDKWLPHEWQAADTAVPLDGLHGWYDREATGLARQALQTPAVAELLATYREPMSVDRFLANLRFSLTEGRTLEFSLDPAEVIEEHGPVQTGVRVAWPGGNFT
- a CDS encoding decaprenyl-phosphate phosphoribosyltransferase; the encoded protein is MSEEHLAEERTGIFYPEPHTEGIDNTRKRRPPKNLPDAMLKALRPKQWVKNVLVVAAPAAAGAEALTDGRTLLDVLLAFVVFCLAASSIYLVNDARDVDADREHPTKRYRPIASGMLPINLAYAMAVILIVAAVGLSFLASSGWGLAAVVSVYIALQLGYCFGWKHLPVIDIALVSSGFMLRAMAGGVAAGIELSQWFLLVAAFGSLFMASGKRYSELLLAERTGKKIRRSLQGYTPTYLRFVWTLAATAVVMSYALWGFQLSNAVEGMASIWYQVSMVPFTIAILRYAADVDRGDGGAPDEMALSDRVLQALALLWIVCIVMAVYLVPAL
- a CDS encoding phosphatase PAP2 family protein, yielding MSREVDLLVRLQDELFERPGVVRTATALSHFGEHSLGWFALSGTGAAVDGRRRRQWLALGASAFTSHAASVVIKRIVRRTRPHDPRIRVGVGTPSRMSFPSSHATSTAAALTSLADLTGSRLPLLGIPVMMVSRMVLGVHYPTDTLAGAVLGAATARVVSTIERKTA